Proteins co-encoded in one Ziziphus jujuba cultivar Dongzao chromosome 9, ASM3175591v1 genomic window:
- the LOC125418367 gene encoding N-alpha-acetyltransferase MAK3 isoform X2, whose translation MGEHRNTFRGYIAMLVVIKPCRGRGIAAELVARSIKVMMESGCEGVYKQNLDIFPLLSSDHCVRKLKMELVTSCLFGFPHMKVTLEAEVTNKGALALYGRLGFIRAKWLFRYYLSGVDAFRLKLLLPLPDLHPFIHKD comes from the exons ATGGGTGAGCATAGGAACACTTTCAGAGGATACATCGCCATGTTGGTTGTCATCAAACCCTGTAGAGGAAGAGGCATTg CTGCAGAACTTGTTGCCAGATCTATTAAAGTCATGATGGAATCGGGTTGTGAAGGGGTATATAAGCAGAATTTAGATATTTTTCCATTACTTTCTTCCGATCACTG tgttcgGAAGTTGAAGATGGAACTTGTCACTTCATGTTTGTTTGGTTTTCCTCATATGAAGGTGACATTAGAAGCAGAAGTCACAAACAAAGGAGCACTTGCACTATATGGTCGTCTTGGATTTATCAGGGCAAAATGGCTCTTCCGATATTATTTGAGCGGGGTTGATGCTTTCCGTTTGAAGTTACTGCTTCCACTGCCAGACTTGCACCCTTTCATTCATAAGGATTAG
- the LOC125418367 gene encoding uncharacterized protein LOC125418367 isoform X1 → MSLDDLPNEMLSAIAKRLGYCDVLSFRLVCKRFLRASNSATAEIESTREPLFLLYPGFECYMISKTGLWYPWPIPQLHGLVGAKCLASSMGWLLVFQAVTGSMFFIQPFCNYDSTVRIPKFPDTRVSRHCCAAFSSPPLSGDCIVVVVNRFILDDNFLDLQVVRHGCAYWTGYRIQCPRTYLVNIKGSAYHDGIFYFFSPNGRGIRLCPKNLVIQKFDLLSNVDLAAQHPPFPPFPIFELRKNYVRFVGLKKRLGLEENNRDSEIVTCGTVMTSLDNHNKLVVIFNEAIAHRSAGYQSKALYKGVWIHPRYHTPRATHP, encoded by the coding sequence ATGTCGTTGGATGACCTTCCTAATGAGATGTTATCAGCAATAGCAAAGCGTTTAGGTTACTGTGATGTGCTGAGTTTCCGTCTCGTGTGCAAACGTTTCCTTCGTGCCTCAAATAGCGCTACTGCTGAGATTGAATCAACAAGAGAGCCGTTGTTTCTTCTTTATCCAGGTTTTGAATGTTATATGATAAGTAAAACAGGTCTATGGTATCCCTGGCCTATTCCCCAATTACACGGGCTAGTAGGAGCAAAATGTCTGGCATCAAGCATGGGATGGCTGCTGGTATTCCAGGCCGTTACTGGTTCAATGTTTTTTATACAACCCTTCTGCAACTACGATTCGACAGTACGAATTCCAAAATTTCCCGACACCAGAGTCTCCCGACACTGTTGTGCTGCGTTTTCATCTCCTCCTTTGTCCGGGGATTGCATTGTGGTCGTGGTAAATCGTTTTATTTTGGATGATAATTTTTTGGATTTGCAAGTTGTCCGCCATGGCTGCGCGTATTGGACCGGATATAGAATTCAATGTCCTCGGACCTACTTGGTTAACATTAAAGGGAGTGCTTATCATGATGGAATATTCTACTTTTTCAGCCCCAATGGCAGGGGAATTCGGCTTTGTCCTAAAAACTTAGTTATCCAAAAATTTGACTTGCTTTCCAATGTCGATCTTGCCGCACAACATCCTCCTTTTCCTCCTTTTCCTATTTTTGAGTTAAGGAAAAACTATGTCAGATTTGTGGGTCTCAAGAAGCGGCTGGGATTGGAAGAGAATAATCGTGATTCTGAAATTGTCACTTGTGGGACAGTCATGACGTCGCTGGATAATCACAACAAGCTAGTTGTGATTTTCAACGAAGCTATTGCTCACAGATCAGCCGGATACCAATCCAAAGCTTTGTATAAAGGGGTATGGATTCATCCCAGATATCATACTCCCAGGGCCACTCATCCATAA
- the LOC125418367 gene encoding N-alpha-acetyltransferase MAK3 isoform X3: protein MGEHRNTFRGYIAMLVVIKPCRGRGIAAELVARSIKVMMESGCEGVTLEAEVTNKGALALYGRLGFIRAKWLFRYYLSGVDAFRLKLLLPLPDLHPFIHKD from the exons ATGGGTGAGCATAGGAACACTTTCAGAGGATACATCGCCATGTTGGTTGTCATCAAACCCTGTAGAGGAAGAGGCATTg CTGCAGAACTTGTTGCCAGATCTATTAAAGTCATGATGGAATCGGGTTGTGAAGGG GTGACATTAGAAGCAGAAGTCACAAACAAAGGAGCACTTGCACTATATGGTCGTCTTGGATTTATCAGGGCAAAATGGCTCTTCCGATATTATTTGAGCGGGGTTGATGCTTTCCGTTTGAAGTTACTGCTTCCACTGCCAGACTTGCACCCTTTCATTCATAAGGATTAG